Proteins found in one Paenibacillus wynnii genomic segment:
- a CDS encoding GNAT family N-acetyltransferase, with protein sequence MNHLKLVKPHLDLKNEYLSFYQEWIESGEDLVPWVIGRDPNDFEDMLKLLDDHKMGVGLTEGWVSDSTFWLVDDSDRVLGAVNIRHQLSEFLLNAGGHIGYGIRPSERGKGYATTLLKLSLGETKKLGIEEVLVVCDAWNTASEKVILKNGGRADKVYIEADGNVIKRYWIIKNV encoded by the coding sequence ATGAATCACTTAAAACTTGTTAAGCCTCATCTTGATTTAAAGAATGAATACCTATCTTTTTATCAGGAATGGATAGAATCTGGCGAAGATCTGGTGCCCTGGGTTATTGGTCGGGACCCAAATGATTTTGAGGATATGCTCAAGTTACTGGATGATCATAAGATGGGTGTCGGGTTAACGGAAGGCTGGGTTTCAGATTCAACGTTTTGGTTAGTTGATGACAGTGATAGAGTGTTAGGTGCTGTGAATATAAGACATCAGTTATCAGAATTTTTGCTTAATGCTGGTGGCCATATAGGGTATGGGATCCGTCCATCGGAAAGAGGAAAAGGTTATGCAACAACTCTACTGAAGCTTTCGCTGGGTGAGACGAAAAAATTAGGAATAGAAGAAGTTTTAGTTGTCTGTGATGCTTGGAATACCGCATCGGAGAAGGTCATTCTTAAGAATGGCGGAAGGGCAGATAAAGTATACATAGAAGCGGATGGCAATGTAATCAAAAGATACTGGATAATAAAAAATGTTTAA